The Bacteroidales bacterium genome includes a region encoding these proteins:
- the rpoB gene encoding DNA-directed RNA polymerase subunit beta, with protein MTSPTERINFASTGKTLEYPDFLEVQLKSFQEFFQLNSTHKERKKEGLYNVFEDNFPITDTRNNFVLEFLDYSLDPPRYTTDECLERGLSYSLPFRAKLKLYCTDPEHEDFDTVIQDVYLDQVPYMTPKGTFIINGAERAVVSQLHRSPGVFFSQSIHANGSKLYSARIIPFKGSWIEFATDINNVMFAYIDRKKKLPVTTLLRAIGYESDKEILEIFDLADEIKVTKASLKESVGKKLAARVLKSWIEDFVDEDTGEVVSIERNEVIIDRETIIEESHVNEIFDSGTKTILLHRETKSPIDYALIYSTLQKDPCNSEKEAVLYIYRQLRSAEPPDESTARDVIENLFFSDKRYDLGDVGRYKMNKKLNLDIPQETRVLTKEDIIAIIKYLIELINSKIDVDDIDHLSNRRVRTVGEQLANQFGVGLARMARTIRERMNVRDNEVFTPIDLINAKTLSSVINSFFGTNQLSQFMDQTNPLAEMTHKRRMSALGPGGLSRERAGFEVRDVHYTHYGRLCPIETPEGPNIGLISSLCVYAKINVLGFIETPYRKVVSGKVDISSKGVVYLSAEEEDNKIIGQANSNYDEKGELQSERIKARSHGDFPNIEKEKLDYMDVAPNQIASIAASLIPFLEHNDANRALMGSNMMRQAVPLITCDSPIVGTGIEPMVVRDGRNQIFAEGEGVVEYVDANEIVIRYSRSEDEKFVSFDDDTVRYNLPKFKKTNQNTTVNLFPVVRKGDKVTKDQILTDGYSTDKAELALGKNLKVAFMPWKGYNFEDAIVISQRVVREDVFTSIHVEEHLLQVRDTKRGMEELTPDIPNVSEEATRQLDENGMIRIGAHVNPGDILIGKITPKGESDPSPEEKLLRAIFGDKAGDVKDASLKATPSLKGVVINKKLFSRSLKNRKMKNADKPLLDKIDFELEREISILTDKLIDKLFILVNGKTSQGVHDFLDTEIVAKGKKFALKKLKEIDYMTIYQSDWTTEQKANRLIERLLHNYSIRYKKIQSHYKRKKYSITVGDELPIGIVQLAKVYIAKKRKVKVGDKMAGRHGNKGIVARIVRDEDMPFLEDGTPVDIVLNPLGVPSRMNLGQIYETVLGWAGLKLGVKFFTPIFDGATIDDINKYTDKAGLTRYGKTYLYDGGTGKRFHQPATVGVIYMLKLGHMVDDKMHARSIGPYSLITQQPLGGKAQFGGQRFGEMEVWALEAFGAANILQEMLTVKSDDVIGRAKAYESIVKGKTLPKPGVPESFKVILHELRGLGLRISLE; from the coding sequence ATGACATCTCCAACAGAAAGAATAAATTTTGCTTCAACCGGCAAAACCCTTGAATATCCTGATTTTTTAGAAGTTCAGCTAAAATCATTTCAGGAATTTTTTCAATTAAATTCAACTCATAAAGAAAGGAAAAAGGAAGGTTTATATAACGTTTTTGAAGATAATTTTCCTATTACTGATACAAGGAATAATTTTGTTCTGGAATTTCTTGATTATAGTTTAGATCCTCCAAGATATACAACAGATGAATGTCTTGAAAGAGGTCTTTCATACAGCTTGCCTTTTAGAGCTAAATTAAAACTTTATTGTACCGATCCGGAACATGAAGATTTTGATACTGTAATACAAGATGTTTATCTTGACCAAGTTCCTTATATGACACCCAAAGGAACATTTATTATTAATGGTGCGGAAAGGGCTGTAGTTTCTCAACTTCACAGGTCTCCCGGTGTCTTTTTCAGTCAAAGCATTCATGCAAACGGAAGTAAATTATATTCAGCTCGAATTATACCTTTTAAAGGTTCTTGGATTGAATTTGCAACAGATATTAATAATGTCATGTTTGCATATATCGACAGAAAAAAGAAGCTGCCGGTAACTACACTTTTAAGAGCTATCGGCTATGAAAGTGATAAAGAAATTCTTGAGATTTTTGATCTCGCTGATGAAATTAAAGTTACGAAAGCTTCTTTAAAAGAATCAGTCGGTAAGAAATTAGCTGCAAGGGTTTTAAAGTCATGGATTGAAGATTTTGTAGATGAAGATACAGGTGAGGTTGTATCTATTGAAAGAAATGAAGTTATTATTGACAGGGAAACTATTATTGAAGAAAGTCATGTTAATGAAATTTTTGATTCAGGGACAAAAACTATTTTGTTACACAGAGAAACAAAAAGCCCCATTGATTATGCATTAATTTACAGTACACTTCAAAAAGATCCTTGTAACTCTGAAAAAGAAGCTGTCTTATATATCTACAGGCAATTAAGAAGTGCTGAACCTCCGGATGAATCCACTGCAAGAGATGTTATTGAGAATTTATTCTTTTCTGATAAAAGATATGATCTCGGAGATGTAGGGCGGTATAAAATGAATAAAAAATTAAATCTTGATATACCGCAAGAAACAAGGGTTTTAACTAAAGAAGATATCATTGCAATTATTAAGTATCTTATTGAATTGATTAATTCTAAGATTGATGTTGATGATATTGACCATCTAAGTAACAGAAGGGTTAGAACTGTAGGAGAACAATTGGCAAATCAATTTGGTGTTGGCTTGGCCAGAATGGCAAGAACAATCAGGGAAAGAATGAATGTAAGAGATAATGAGGTTTTTACACCGATTGATTTGATAAATGCTAAGACCTTATCATCTGTTATTAATTCATTCTTCGGAACAAATCAGTTATCTCAATTTATGGATCAAACAAATCCATTAGCAGAGATGACTCATAAAAGAAGAATGTCTGCACTTGGACCGGGTGGTTTATCAAGAGAAAGAGCCGGATTTGAGGTAAGAGATGTTCACTATACACATTACGGAAGATTATGCCCGATTGAAACACCGGAAGGACCGAATATCGGTTTGATTTCGTCTCTTTGTGTATATGCAAAAATTAATGTTCTCGGGTTTATTGAAACTCCTTACAGAAAAGTTGTTTCCGGAAAAGTTGATATTAGTAGTAAAGGTGTTGTCTATTTAAGTGCTGAAGAAGAAGATAATAAAATCATCGGTCAAGCAAATTCAAACTATGATGAAAAGGGTGAATTGCAGTCAGAAAGGATAAAAGCCAGATCACATGGTGATTTTCCGAATATTGAGAAGGAAAAGCTTGATTACATGGACGTTGCTCCAAATCAAATTGCATCCATTGCAGCTTCATTAATTCCATTTTTAGAACATAATGATGCGAACAGGGCTTTAATGGGTTCAAACATGATGCGACAAGCAGTACCATTAATTACTTGTGATTCTCCTATTGTGGGTACAGGTATTGAACCAATGGTAGTTCGAGACGGTCGAAATCAAATATTTGCTGAAGGTGAAGGAGTGGTTGAGTATGTTGATGCTAACGAAATTGTTATAAGATATTCGAGATCAGAAGATGAAAAATTTGTTAGTTTTGATGATGATACAGTAAGATATAATCTGCCGAAATTCAAAAAAACAAATCAAAATACTACTGTTAACTTGTTTCCTGTTGTCAGAAAAGGCGATAAAGTTACTAAAGACCAAATATTGACCGACGGTTACTCAACTGATAAAGCTGAATTAGCACTCGGAAAAAATCTTAAAGTTGCATTTATGCCTTGGAAAGGGTATAACTTTGAAGATGCAATTGTTATTTCTCAAAGAGTTGTCAGGGAAGATGTATTTACTTCTATTCATGTTGAAGAGCACTTATTGCAAGTTAGAGATACAAAAAGAGGAATGGAAGAATTAACACCGGATATTCCTAATGTAAGCGAAGAAGCAACAAGACAACTTGATGAAAACGGAATGATCAGAATTGGGGCTCATGTTAATCCCGGTGATATATTAATCGGCAAAATTACACCAAAAGGAGAATCTGATCCTTCACCTGAAGAGAAACTCTTAAGAGCAATTTTCGGCGATAAAGCCGGTGATGTAAAAGATGCTTCATTAAAAGCAACTCCATCATTAAAAGGTGTTGTTATTAATAAAAAATTGTTTTCTCGTTCCTTGAAAAACAGGAAAATGAAAAATGCAGATAAACCTTTATTAGATAAGATTGATTTTGAACTTGAAAGAGAAATATCAATTTTAACAGATAAATTAATTGATAAATTATTTATATTAGTAAACGGAAAAACATCACAAGGTGTTCATGATTTTCTTGATACTGAAATAGTTGCAAAAGGAAAGAAATTTGCTCTCAAAAAGTTGAAAGAGATTGATTATATGACAATTTATCAGTCGGATTGGACTACTGAGCAAAAAGCAAACAGACTTATCGAACGTTTACTTCATAACTACTCAATTCGTTATAAAAAAATTCAAAGTCATTATAAACGTAAGAAATACAGCATCACTGTCGGGGATGAATTACCTATTGGTATAGTACAATTAGCAAAGGTTTATATTGCAAAGAAACGTAAGGTTAAAGTTGGAGATAAAATGGCGGGACGTCACGGAAACAAAGGTATTGTTGCAAGAATTGTCAGAGATGAAGATATGCCTTTCTTAGAAGACGGTACTCCTGTTGATATAGTTTTAAACCCGCTTGGTGTACCTTCAAGGATGAACTTAGGACAAATTTATGAAACTGTTCTCGGTTGGGCAGGTTTAAAATTAGGTGTAAAGTTCTTTACACCGATTTTTGACGGTGCTACAATTGATGACATAAATAAATATACAGATAAAGCAGGCCTTACTCGTTACGGGAAAACATATTTATATGACGGCGGAACAGGAAAACGTTTCCATCAACCGGCTACTGTCGGTGTTATTTATATGTTGAAATTAGGACATATGGTTGACGATAAAATGCATGCTCGTTCAATAGGACCGTATTCATTGATTACACAACAACCTCTCGGAGGTAAAGCTCAATTTGGAGGACAAAGATTTGGTGAAATGGAAGTTTGGGCACTTGAAGCATTTGGGGCAGCAAATATTTTACAAGAAATGCTGACTGTAAAATCTGATGATGTTATCGGAAGAGCTAAAGCATATGAATCTATTGTAAAAGGTAAAACATTGCCTAAACCGGGTGTGCCTGAATCATTCAAAGTCATTTTACATGAGTTAAGAGGCTTAGGCTTACGTATTAGTTTAGAATAA
- the rplL gene encoding 50S ribosomal protein L7/L12, giving the protein MANIKDFAEQLVNLTVKEVKELADILKDEYGIEPAAAPVAVAVAGAAGDGGSEEEKTEFDVILKSAGPAKLKVVKKVKELTSLGLKEAKEIVDSAPSAIKEGVSKEEAEALKTELEGEGAEVELK; this is encoded by the coding sequence ATGGCAAATATTAAAGATTTTGCAGAGCAATTAGTTAATTTAACTGTAAAAGAAGTTAAAGAATTAGCAGATATTCTTAAAGATGAATATGGAATTGAACCTGCAGCTGCTCCTGTAGCTGTAGCTGTTGCCGGTGCTGCCGGTGATGGTGGTAGTGAAGAAGAAAAAACTGAATTTGATGTAATCTTAAAATCAGCAGGACCTGCTAAATTAAAAGTTGTTAAAAAAGTTAAAGAATTAACAAGCCTCGGCTTAAAAGAAGCAAAAGAAATTGTTGACAGTGCTCCTTCTGCTATTAAAGAAGGTGTATCTAAAGAAGAAGCTGAAGCTTTAAAAACTGAATTGGAAGGAGAAGGAGCTGAAGTAGAACTGAAATAA
- the rplJ gene encoding 50S ribosomal protein L10: MTREEKNQVIDKLADQINSSSHIYITDTLGLNAGDTVELRRQCFKNEVELVVAKNTLLKKAIEKSDKDLSELFEALTGTTSVMFTEVGNIPAKLIKDFREKNNLEKPLLKGAFVEEDIYIGNDQVDTLASIKSKNELIADVISLLQAPVVNVLSALQSGGNTLTGVLKTLEEKK, from the coding sequence ATGACACGTGAAGAAAAAAATCAGGTAATCGACAAATTAGCTGATCAAATTAACAGCTCATCTCATATTTATATTACAGATACATTAGGTTTAAATGCCGGCGATACTGTAGAATTGAGAAGACAATGTTTTAAAAATGAGGTCGAGTTAGTTGTTGCTAAAAATACCTTATTAAAAAAAGCGATTGAAAAGTCTGATAAAGACTTATCAGAATTGTTTGAAGCACTGACAGGAACAACTTCTGTTATGTTTACAGAAGTTGGAAATATACCTGCTAAACTTATAAAAGATTTCAGGGAGAAAAATAATCTTGAGAAACCCCTTTTAAAGGGTGCATTTGTAGAAGAAGATATTTATATTGGTAATGATCAAGTAGATACTTTGGCTTCAATTAAATCTAAAAATGAGTTAATAGCAGATGTAATAAGCTTATTACAAGCACCTGTCGTAAATGTGCTTTCAGCATTACAATCAGGAGGTAATACTCTTACGGGAGTATTAAAAACTCTTGAAGAAAAAAAATAA
- the rplA gene encoding 50S ribosomal protein L1, translating into MARITKNAKSALEKVEKGKKYSLTEAAALVKEISYTKFDSSVDINVKLGVDPRKADQMVRGTVSLPHGTGKDVKVLVLCTPDKEEEAKSGGADFVGLDEYVDKIKGGWTDIDVIVATPSVMGKVGPLGRILGPRGLMPNPKIGTVTMDIEKTVKELKQGKIDFKVDKYGIIHSSVGKVSFDASQIADNAKEFLKTILKLRPASAKGGYMETIYMSGTMSPSIRVDEKSFTDDK; encoded by the coding sequence ATGGCAAGAATTACAAAAAATGCAAAGTCAGCTTTAGAAAAAGTTGAAAAAGGTAAAAAGTACTCATTGACCGAAGCTGCAGCTTTAGTAAAAGAAATTTCTTATACTAAATTTGATTCATCTGTTGATATTAATGTAAAATTAGGTGTTGATCCAAGAAAAGCCGACCAAATGGTAAGAGGAACAGTTTCTCTTCCTCACGGTACCGGGAAAGATGTAAAAGTATTGGTTCTGTGTACACCTGACAAAGAAGAAGAAGCAAAATCAGGAGGTGCTGATTTTGTAGGATTAGATGAATATGTCGACAAGATAAAAGGCGGTTGGACGGATATTGATGTTATAGTAGCTACGCCTTCTGTTATGGGCAAAGTAGGACCTTTAGGACGTATATTAGGTCCCAGAGGACTTATGCCTAACCCAAAGATAGGAACAGTTACTATGGATATCGAAAAAACGGTTAAAGAATTGAAGCAAGGTAAAATAGACTTTAAAGTAGATAAATATGGAATTATTCATTCGTCTGTCGGAAAAGTTTCTTTTGATGCTTCGCAAATTGCAGATAATGCAAAAGAATTCTTAAAAACTATTTTAAAATTACGTCCGGCATCGGCTAAAGGAGGATATATGGAAACTATCTATATGTCCGGTACAATGAGTCCGAGTATCAGAGTAGATGAAAAATCATTTACTGATGATAAGTAA
- the rplK gene encoding 50S ribosomal protein L11, with translation MAKEVTKVVKLQIRGGAANPSPPVGPALGAAGVNIMEFCKQFNARTQDKAGQVIPVEISVYKDKSFEFVTKTSPAAVQLLQAAKIKSGSGEPNRDKVASVTWDQVKKIAEDKMADLNAFKVESAMKMIAGTARSMGIIVKGEFPG, from the coding sequence ATGGCTAAAGAAGTAACAAAAGTTGTTAAGTTACAAATCAGGGGCGGTGCTGCAAACCCGTCTCCACCGGTAGGTCCGGCTCTTGGTGCAGCAGGCGTTAACATTATGGAATTCTGTAAGCAGTTTAATGCCCGTACACAAGATAAAGCAGGACAAGTGATACCTGTTGAGATTTCGGTTTACAAAGACAAGTCTTTTGAATTTGTAACAAAAACTTCTCCGGCTGCTGTCCAATTATTGCAAGCTGCTAAAATCAAGTCGGGTTCAGGTGAACCTAACAGAGATAAAGTAGCTTCTGTAACTTGGGATCAAGTCAAAAAAATTGCTGAGGATAAAATGGCAGATTTAAATGCCTTTAAAGTTGAATCAGCAATGAAAATGATTGCAGGAACAGCGAGAAGTATGGGAATTATCGTAAAAGGTGAATTCCCCGGTTAA
- the nusG gene encoding transcription termination/antitermination protein NusG, with protein MSETINNKAQWYVLRAIGGKEKKVKTYIESEIARLKLEDFIIQVVIPTEKVYQVRNGKKISRERNYFPGYVFVEAILVGEIPHILKGVPNVISFLSETKGGDPVPLRPSEVNRMLGKVDELTESQESISIPYFVGENVKVTDGPFNGFTGVIEEVNEEKKKLKVMVKIFGRKTPLELSFMQVEKG; from the coding sequence ATGAGTGAAACTATAAATAATAAGGCACAATGGTATGTTCTGAGAGCAATAGGAGGTAAAGAGAAAAAAGTAAAAACCTATATTGAAAGTGAAATTGCTCGATTAAAACTTGAAGATTTTATAATTCAGGTTGTCATACCAACAGAAAAAGTATATCAAGTAAGAAACGGGAAGAAGATTAGTAGAGAAAGAAACTATTTTCCCGGATATGTTTTTGTTGAGGCAATATTGGTAGGTGAGATACCACATATTCTTAAAGGTGTTCCGAATGTTATTAGTTTTTTAAGCGAAACAAAAGGAGGTGATCCGGTTCCTTTAAGACCAAGCGAAGTTAACAGGATGTTAGGTAAAGTTGATGAATTGACAGAAAGTCAAGAATCAATATCTATTCCTTATTTTGTCGGAGAAAATGTTAAAGTTACTGACGGACCCTTTAACGGTTTTACAGGAGTTATTGAAGAGGTAAACGAAGAAAAGAAAAAGCTTAAAGTTATGGTTAAGATTTTCGGACGAAAAACTCCTCTTGAATTAAGTTTTATGCAAGTTGAAAAAGGATAG
- the secE gene encoding preprotein translocase subunit SecE — protein MKIKGYVKESYNELVNKVTWPAWSELQNSAIVVMIASFIIAMMIYLMDIFFSFLMENIYKFV, from the coding sequence ATGAAAATTAAAGGTTATGTAAAGGAGTCATATAATGAACTCGTAAACAAAGTAACTTGGCCCGCTTGGTCAGAATTGCAGAATAGTGCAATTGTTGTAATGATAGCATCATTTATTATTGCAATGATGATATATCTGATGGATATCTTTTTCAGTTTCTTAATGGAAAATATATATAAGTTTGTATAG
- the tuf gene encoding elongation factor Tu — translation MAKEKFDRTKPHVNIGTIGHVDHGKTTLTAAITMVLSKKGLCEIKDFDSIDNAPEEKERGITINTAHVEYETDKRHYAHVDCPGHADYVKNMVTGAAQMDGAIIVVAGTDGPMPQTREHILLARQVNVPQLVVFINKIDMVDDDELLELVEMEMRELLEFYKYDGDNTPVILGSALGALNGEEKWEDKVMELMDAVDTWIPLPPRDVDKDFLMPVEDVFSITGRGTVATGRIEAGLIHTGDEVQIIGLGAEKMKSVVTGVEMFRKILDDGQAGDNVGLLLRGVKKEEISRGMVICKPNSVEPHTKFKAEVYVLKKEEGGRHTPFHNNYRPQFYLRTLDVTGEIMLPEGTEMVMPGDNVTIEVSLIYPVALDKGLTFAIREGGRTVGAGQVVEVVK, via the coding sequence ATGGCTAAAGAAAAATTTGACAGGACGAAACCACACGTAAATATTGGTACAATTGGTCACGTTGACCACGGAAAAACTACTTTAACTGCTGCTATTACTATGGTACTCAGTAAAAAAGGGTTATGTGAAATCAAAGATTTTGATTCAATTGATAATGCTCCTGAAGAAAAAGAAAGAGGTATTACAATTAATACTGCTCATGTAGAATATGAAACTGATAAAAGACATTATGCACACGTTGACTGTCCGGGACATGCTGACTATGTTAAGAATATGGTAACAGGTGCTGCTCAAATGGACGGTGCAATTATCGTTGTTGCAGGTACTGACGGTCCTATGCCTCAAACTCGCGAACATATACTTTTAGCTCGTCAAGTTAATGTTCCTCAACTCGTTGTATTTATCAATAAAATTGATATGGTTGACGATGACGAACTTCTTGAGTTAGTTGAAATGGAAATGAGAGAGCTTCTTGAATTCTATAAATATGACGGTGATAATACGCCTGTTATTCTTGGTTCTGCACTTGGAGCATTAAATGGTGAAGAAAAGTGGGAAGATAAAGTAATGGAGCTTATGGATGCTGTTGATACATGGATTCCGCTTCCTCCCAGAGATGTAGATAAAGACTTCTTAATGCCTGTTGAAGATGTATTCTCAATTACAGGTAGAGGTACAGTTGCAACCGGAAGAATTGAAGCCGGTCTTATTCACACAGGAGATGAAGTTCAAATTATCGGTCTTGGTGCTGAAAAAATGAAATCCGTTGTAACAGGTGTTGAAATGTTCCGTAAAATTCTTGATGACGGTCAAGCAGGTGATAATGTCGGTTTACTTCTTAGAGGTGTTAAGAAAGAAGAAATTTCAAGAGGAATGGTTATCTGTAAACCAAACTCAGTTGAGCCTCATACAAAATTTAAAGCTGAGGTTTATGTATTGAAAAAAGAAGAAGGCGGACGTCATACACCGTTCCATAATAACTACAGACCTCAATTTTATTTAAGAACTCTGGATGTAACAGGTGAAATTATGTTGCCGGAAGGAACAGAAATGGTAATGCCCGGTGATAATGTAACTATTGAAGTAAGTTTGATATATCCTGTTGCTCTTGATAAAGGTTTAACTTTTGCTATTCGCGAAGGCGGTAGGACAGTTGGTGCCGGTCAAGTAGTTGAGGTAGTTAAATAA
- the raiA gene encoding ribosome-associated translation inhibitor RaiA, translating into MDINVKVTNFDADKKLIEFVNGKVNKLDKYFDGIIRSEVVLNFNRSKKKFTDNKEAKIKIEIPGNDLFAEKEATSFEEAVDLTVDALEKQVKKYKSKMRP; encoded by the coding sequence ATGGATATAAACGTAAAAGTAACAAATTTCGATGCAGACAAAAAATTAATAGAGTTTGTTAATGGTAAAGTAAATAAATTAGATAAATATTTTGACGGAATTATCCGATCCGAAGTCGTTTTGAATTTTAATAGATCAAAAAAGAAATTTACTGATAACAAAGAAGCAAAAATTAAAATTGAAATACCCGGTAATGATTTATTTGCAGAAAAAGAAGCAACATCTTTTGAAGAAGCTGTTGATTTGACAGTAGATGCATTAGAAAAACAAGTTAAGAAATATAAAAGCAAAATGAGACCTTAA
- a CDS encoding tyrosine-type recombinase/integrase, with protein sequence MHRKKFLKYLEFQKKYSLHTINSYACDIEQFQYFCTENKFILSEDEIVSDYKVLRKWIAVLSSDNISSRTINRKLSSLKTYYNFLIREGLIQNNPVSKIIRPKTKQNIPEFISNDNINLLLDSDIFSDDFEGIRDRLIIELLYCTGIRRAELIGLRIKDLDFVYNTIKVTGKRNKQRIIPYPKTLNNLLKEYLIKKEEIYTDSEHLLLTNSGKQIYPKLVYRVVNKYISFFSSVKKKSPHILRHTFATHLLNNGADINAVKELLGHANLSATQIYTHNTFEKLNKIYKQAHPRAKKNK encoded by the coding sequence ATGCATAGGAAGAAATTCTTGAAATATTTGGAATTCCAAAAAAAATATTCACTCCATACAATTAATTCCTATGCCTGCGATATTGAACAATTTCAATACTTTTGTACAGAAAATAAATTTATTTTATCTGAAGATGAAATAGTATCTGATTATAAAGTATTAAGAAAATGGATTGCTGTGCTTTCTTCTGATAATATATCTTCAAGAACAATAAACCGTAAATTGTCTTCATTAAAAACTTATTATAATTTTTTAATCAGAGAGGGTTTAATACAAAATAATCCTGTATCAAAAATAATCCGGCCGAAAACAAAACAAAATATTCCTGAATTTATCAGTAATGATAATATAAATCTTTTGCTTGATTCAGATATTTTTTCTGACGATTTTGAAGGCATCAGAGACAGGTTGATTATCGAACTGTTATATTGCACAGGTATCAGAAGAGCAGAACTCATTGGATTAAGAATAAAAGACCTTGATTTTGTTTATAATACAATAAAAGTTACAGGTAAAAGAAATAAACAAAGAATAATACCTTATCCTAAAACGTTAAATAATCTATTGAAAGAATATTTAATAAAAAAAGAAGAAATATATACCGATTCAGAGCATTTGTTGTTGACAAATTCAGGAAAACAAATTTATCCGAAACTGGTTTACAGGGTTGTAAACAAATATATTTCATTTTTTTCATCTGTTAAGAAAAAAAGCCCTCATATTTTGAGACATACTTTTGCTACACATCTATTAAATAACGGAGCAGACATCAATGCAGTTAAAGAGTTATTAGGACACGCAAATTTATCTGCTACACAAATATACACACACAATACATTTGAGAAGTTAAACAAAATATATAAACAAGCTCATCCCAGAGCAAAAAAAAATAAATAA
- the rpsU gene encoding 30S ribosomal protein S21, translated as MIKIPVKEGESIERALKRLKRKTDRTGVIKEIRTRKAYLKPSVIKRQQLIKAKYVEQLRREENE; from the coding sequence ATGATCAAAATACCCGTTAAAGAAGGAGAAAGCATCGAAAGAGCTTTGAAAAGATTAAAGAGAAAAACTGACAGAACAGGTGTCATTAAAGAGATTAGAACAAGAAAAGCATATCTGAAACCCTCTGTCATAAAACGCCAACAACTTATTAAAGCTAAGTATGTTGAGCAACTCAGAAGAGAAGAAAACGAATAG
- a CDS encoding acyl-CoA dehydrogenase family protein gives MNFDLSEEQKLIRQTVKDFAEREIKPAAKELDEKGEFSIDLTKKMGELGLFGMCLPEKYGGQDLDTLSYIIAVEELARVDSSQAATLAAHNSLGIGPIYYFGTEEQKQKYLPKLCNGENLWAFGLTEPDAGSDSRATKTTAKLSAGEWIINGSKIFITNGASELAAGATVQAVSEVKENKKIFTTILVERGTKGFEQIPMHDKMMWRASDTAELYFDNCKVPEENILGSKGEGSKIMLSTLDNGRLSIAAMGLGLAQGAFEMAVQYSKERHQFGRPIHKFQAISFRLADMATKVELARNLLYKACWLKDNNKPFGLEAAMSKLYCSEIAKEVADDAVQIHGGYGLMKDYPIERFYRDQRLLQIGEGTSEIQKLVISRKILQ, from the coding sequence ATGAATTTTGACCTTTCAGAAGAACAAAAATTAATAAGACAAACAGTAAAAGATTTTGCAGAAAGAGAAATAAAACCCGCAGCAAAAGAATTAGATGAAAAAGGAGAATTTTCAATTGATCTTACAAAAAAAATGGGAGAATTGGGACTTTTCGGAATGTGTCTGCCGGAAAAATACGGCGGACAAGATCTTGATACACTGTCATACATAATTGCCGTAGAAGAATTAGCAAGAGTTGACAGTTCCCAAGCAGCAACACTCGCTGCCCATAATTCTTTGGGAATTGGCCCCATATATTATTTCGGAACAGAAGAACAAAAACAAAAATATTTACCAAAATTATGCAACGGAGAAAACCTGTGGGCATTCGGATTAACAGAACCTGATGCCGGTTCAGATTCCAGAGCAACAAAAACTACCGCAAAGTTATCCGCAGGAGAATGGATAATAAATGGTTCAAAGATATTTATTACTAACGGTGCTTCTGAATTAGCAGCAGGAGCAACCGTACAAGCTGTATCAGAAGTTAAAGAAAACAAAAAAATATTTACTACAATATTAGTCGAAAGAGGTACCAAAGGATTTGAACAAATTCCAATGCATGATAAAATGATGTGGAGAGCATCAGATACAGCTGAATTGTATTTTGATAATTGTAAAGTCCCTGAAGAAAACATTTTGGGAAGTAAAGGGGAAGGTTCAAAAATTATGCTCAGCACATTAGATAACGGAAGATTATCCATTGCAGCAATGGGATTGGGTTTAGCTCAAGGTGCTTTTGAAATGGCTGTTCAATATTCAAAAGAAAGACACCAGTTTGGAAGACCGATTCACAAATTTCAAGCAATTTCTTTCAGATTGGCTGATATGGCTACAAAAGTTGAGTTAGCAAGAAATTTATTATATAAAGCATGTTGGTTGAAAGACAATAATAAACCTTTTGGTTTAGAAGCAGCTATGTCAAAATTATATTGCTCTGAGATTGCAAAAGAAGTAGCGGATGATGCTGTTCAAATTCACGGAGGTTACGGTTTAATGAAAGATTATCCGATTGAAAGATTTTACAGAGACCAAAGACTGTTACAAATAGGAGAAGGGACATCTGAAATACAAAAACTTGTTATTTCCAGAAAAATTTTACAATAA